TTTCGATCACATACGGCGACGGCAAATCCGTTTCCCTCCTCGAAGCCGGCCATCGCCTCGGAGACGCGCTCGTCCGCTCCACGGAACTGAAAGCCGATGCCCAAAGCGCCTTCGAAACCCTCCGCGACTCCGGCCACGCCACCGCTATCGCGAAACTCGGCCCCACATCGCTGGTTTTCGGCGCCTGGGACTCACGCGACACCGGCGCCAAACTCCCCCGTATCGTGCAATCAGTCATTCGCGCGTGGGACATCGAGCCCCTGAAGCGCTCGGCCCAGTTCAATCCTGCTCTCGATTATTCGGAACTCGGAGTCCTCTCGCAGGAGGAAAAGCTGAAGGCCGAAGGCAATACTAAGGATCCTTTGGCGCAGCGGGGATTCGTTCACGTGCCCGCCACGAAGGCCCACGGCGGTGTGGTCGCCCGAGGGTCCATCGAGCGGGACGTCACCGTCAACCTCATCGCCGTGCGGCGTCTCAAAGGCGCCAGCGACCAGGAGACCCAAAACCTTCGCCGCTACATCCTCGCTCTGTCCCTGTTGGCCGCCCTGGCGCCCCTCGACGGCTTCCTCCGCCAAGGCTGCATGCTCGTCCCCAATCCCGATCAGCCGGCCCGCTGGCATCTCGTCCAACGCTCCGGGAGCCGCGAGCCCGTCGCACTCGATCATGACGCGCTCCTCAGCTACGCCAAAGCCGCCGCAACCGCCTTCGGCGTCGGCCCGAATCGCACCGTCGCGTTCGACAAGTCCCTCGCTCAGGCCGATATCGCCGAGTCCGGCAAGAAATCGGAGAAGAAACCCAAGAAAGCGAAGTAGCCGCCATGCCGCGAAGCCTGCTCATCTGGGTCCAACTCCACGACCGCCGCTACCACGGCCGCCCGGAATGGCCCCCCTCCCCGGCCCGCCTCTTTCAGGCCCTTGTCGCCGGTGCCGCCGAAGGCTCTCTGCAGCCCAATCACGTCGCTGCGCTCGAATGGCTCGAAACGCTCGACCCGCCCTCCATCTGGTATCCCCACGCCCGCAACGGGCAGCAGTTCCAGTCCTTCGTTCCCAACAATGACCTCGATGCCGTCGGCGGCGACCCCGCCCGCATCGCGGATGTCCGCGCCGCCAAAACCATCCAGCCTCGCCTCACCGCCGGCGATGCCCTCTTTTGCTACGAATGGTCCTACACTCCCGGTGAATCCGGCGAATCGTTCGCCACCGGCGTGGCCCACATCGCGGAGGCGCTCTACCAATTCGGTCGCGGAGTCGACATGGCTTGGGCCCGAGCCGAGTTGATCGACGAAACCGAATCCCGAACCCGCGCCGAGTCCTGGTCGGGCACCATCCACAGGCCTTCGCCCGGTGGCGCCGGCGACCCTCTTCCTTGTCCCGCTCAGGGCTCGCTGTTCAGCCTCATCCAAAGGCATCAGGGAGTCGGCAACCGGTTCCGTCTCGAACGCCACGGCCGAACGGCCCGCCAGTTGTTCTCCCAGCCCCCCAAGGCCCGCTTCCGCCAAGTCCCCTACGATTCGCCATGCTCCCGCCGGACGTACGCCATCCACGCCGCGGATTCCAACGAACGAATCCCGTGGCCTCTGCGGCATGCCCACTCACTCGCCGTCTCCGTCCGCGACGCCATCGTCTCTCGGCTGATCAACGCAGTTCCCGAACTCGAATCCATCGTCAACGCCGCAATCATCGGCCGCAAGGCCGACGGCTCCAACGATGGACCCGCCGCCGAGCGAGTTCGCATCCTGCCGCTCCCCTCCATCGGCGCTCAGTACACGAATCAACAAATCCGCCGTATCGTCATCGAAGTCCCTCCGGCGTGTCGGCTTCGCCCCGGTGACGTGCACTGGGCCTGCTCCGGCCTTGAGTTTCCCGGCCCCATCTCGGAATCGCGGGTCTACCTCCAACCCGACGACGATCCGCGAATCCCCGCCTACTACGGCATCGGTGCCAGCCGCCCCCATCGCACCTGGCGCACTGTCACCCCCGCCGCCCTCCCCATCCAAGCCGCCCGCCGTCGCATCGACCCCTCCCGTATCCACGACGAACCAAAACCCGGCTCTGAACGAGCCGCCGAGGAATCCCGCGCCGCCGCCGCCGTCGTCCAGGCCCTCCGCCACGCTGGCGTCCCCGCCCGCGCCGAATCCATCCGTGTCCAACGCGAACCCTTCGATGGCCGCGGCCTGCGCGCCGAAGCCTTCGCCGCGCCCCCGCGCTTCAACAAAGAACGCCTCTGGCACGTCGCCGTCACTCTGAGCGAACCCGTCTCCGGCCCCGTCGTCATCGGCGATGGCCGCTTTCTCGGCTACGGCATCATGCGCCATGACCCTGCGCCGCCCAACCTCTTCGCCTTCGCCGTCGAAAGCGGACTCACCGATCTCGCCCGCCCCGAAGAAATAGCTCGCGCGCTTCGCCGCGCCCTACTCGCTCGCGTTCAGCAAACCCTCGGACCGGGCAAACAGATGCCCTCCTACTTCTCCGGCCACGAACCCGACGGCTCTCCCGCACGCGGCGAAGGCAGCGATCATGTCTTTTGCATCTTTGATCCGTCCGCCTCCCGCATCCTGATCCTCCCGCCCCACGTTGTCGCCGGCACGCCTGTTTCGCCCACTGAGAAGACCCACCTCGCAACACTTGAGAGCGCACTACTTGGTTTCGACGAACTCCGCGCCGGTGTGTCCGGACTTCTCCGCCTTCGCCCGAGCCCAGTCGAACTCGCCACCGACCCCCTTTTTAAGCCCTCCGCCATCTGGAAGTCCTCCACTGACTATGTTGTAACCAGGCACGCCAAGACAGCCGGACCCGAAGGCGCCCTCCTCGCCGACATCCAGGCCGAATGCTGTCGCCGCAACTTGCCGGAATCCGCGGCCCACATCCACCAACTCTGCGGAGTGCCCCGCCTCGGCCTCACCGCCTCCCTCACCCTCACCTTCCCCCGGCCCATCTCCGGCCCCATCCTCCTCGGCAAGACAAGGCACCTCGGCGGAGGCCTCTTCTCCCCCGAACCCTAACCCAAGACTGCCTTGGAAAGTGAAAAACCCGCGAAGCACAATTTCTATCTCCCACCCCCTCAACAATATCCGCGGATCGACTTTGCACGCCCCGCCCCCTCCCCCGCTACCTTCGCAATCGAGTGTGAGCCCGCCCGCAAGGCATCGTCCCCTCCATTCCGCCAGCACGGCGGGCCACACTCAAAGACATCCAGTAACTTCGGAACCAACCACTATGACCTCTCTTCGCCGCATCGCCGCCAATCGCGCCAACGCCCAAAAGTCCACCGGACCCAAAACCCCGGAAGGCAAAGCCCGCGCTGCCGATAACTCCATCCGCCACGGTCTCTACTCCCGCCGCACCATCATTCTTAGTAATGAAGAGCCCGAAGCGCTCGAACAAATCCGGCACGATTACATCCAAAAATATCGCCCCACCGACGCTGCCGAACTCATCTATGTCGAGACCATGATCAACGCCGACTGGCGCCTCCGCCGCATCTGGGACCTTGAACCCGCCGCCGTCGACTTCGTCGTTGACGCCCAGGCCCCCGAGATCGCCGCCGACGCTCCGGACGCCGACAACCCCACCCGCACCGCCATCGCCGTCACCGAACTCGCTGACCAATCCCGCATCCTCGACATGCTCAATCGCTACGAGACCACTTATATGCGCCAGTTGGAGCGCGCCCAGCGCAACCTCGAACGGATGCGCCAGCAAGCCCGCCACGACACTGCGCCCGTCGGCGCCGCCGTGCTTGAGGCCCTTCCCAGCTCCTTCAAGCCCGGTGCGCCCGCCCAGCCCGGGGCCGAAACTGAAAATTGTGGGAACGAAGCCATTGAACCCGCCGCCGGAGTCCCCAACCACAACGCTGACGCACCCGATTCCCCTTCGCAGGGCGCCTGACCATGCACTTCCGCGCCCAACACAACCCGCGCGCGTCCTCGCCACCCCTCCGGACCCGCCTCCTCTACTCCGGCCGTCGGCCTCTCCAACTCAGCGCGCCTCAGGCGGCGCCCTCCATCGCCGTTCCCGCCGATCCCGTCGCCTTCGCCCGCCACAACCTCCTCTTTCCCTCGACCCCACCCAGGCCGCCATCCTCTCCGCCGACCCCCATCGCGTCCTCGTCTGCTGCACGCGCCAGTGGGGAAAGTCCACCACCGCCGCCATCAAGGCGCTCCATCACGCGCTTACCGTACCCGCGTCGCTAACCTTACTCGCCTCACGCACCCTCACGCAGTCTTCCGAGTTACTCCGCAAAATCGCCGCCTTCGCCCGCCCGCTGCAAGTACGAACCGCGCGCGCCCCTGGTCACGACGCGTCTCTCCAGTTCCCCAACCACTCCCGCATCATCGCCCTCCCCGGCGACCCCGCCTCCATCCGCGGGCTCTCCGCCGCCTCCCTCCTCATCGTCGACGAGGCCGGTTTCGTCTCGGACCCCCTCTACCACGCCCTCCGTCCCACTCTCGCCACCACCAACGGAGCCGTCTGGCTCCTCTCCACGCCCAACGGTCCCCGCGGCTTCTTCTTCGACGAATACAACTCCACCAATGACTGGACCCGCTTCGAAGTCAACGCCTACGATTGCCCCCGCATCTCCGCCGAGTTCCTCGAAGAGGAGAAGCGCAAACTCGGCCCGGCACGCTTTGAACAGGAGTATATGTGTAGGTTCTCCGCGCAGGCGGGCTCTTTCTTTGATCTCGGATCCTTCCACACGGCCCCGCTTCCCGGCCTTCATGACCCCGAGCGCGCCGACGAGCCTCGTTACATCGTCGGCTTCGATCTCGGCCAGCGCGATTCTCACTCCGCCGTCGTTGTCCTCGAAATGGTCGACATCAACAGCCAGCAGCGCGATCCGGTCACCTGGGAATGGGTCGTCAGCCGCCAGGTCTACGTCCGCGGCGTCGAACGCTTCCCGCTCAATATCTCTTATCCGGATACCGCCCGCATGCTCAAGAAGGTCATCGACGATCTCCCCTCCCGCCGCTACGCGCACCTCATGATCGATTACACCGGCAGCGGCGCGCCCTTCTACGATGTCCTCAACCGCCTCGGCCACATCGGCTGCGATGTCGACAAGTTATGCCTCATCGCCGGCGGCCGCGTCTCCTGGAAAGCCAATAAGTACCTCCCCGTGCAGTAAGGATCGGGGAACGTTACTCCCATCGCAAGGCCTCCGTCGGATTCAACCGCGCCGCCCGGTTCGCCGGGATCATCCCGAACACGATCCCCACCCCGAACGACACCGCGAACGCCACCCCCACCGCGATCCACGACACCGGCACGGCAATCCCCTCGGCGAACTGCCGCGCCACCGCCGGAATCGCGATCCCAACCGCGATCCCCAACAGCCCGCCCGCCACGCTGATCAGCACCGATTCGAACAAAAACTGCGCCAGCACGTCTCGCCGCGACGCACCCACCGCCATCCGCAGCCCGATCTCCCGCGTCCTCTCCGTCACCGTCACCAGCATGATGTTCATGATTCCGATCCCCGATATCACCAGCGCGATCGCCGCCACCAGAATCAGCACCAGCGTCAGAATCGCCGTGATCTGCGACGCCGTGTCGAGTATCGCCGCCAGGTTCTCCACCGTGTACTTCGCCCCCGCCCGATGCCGCGCCTCGAGGATTCCCTTCACCAGTTCCGTCACCGGACGCACGTCCTCCAGCGACCGTGCCTGCACATACAGCGGATCCACCCGCTCCACCGGTGTGAAGTAGCGAATCACCGTCACCGGAACCAGCGCCGTTTCCCCCGCCAGCTCCGTCTGCCCATAACTGTCAGTCTTCTCCCGGAATACACCCGCCACCGTAAACTGCAGCCCGAATAACTTCAGCGTCCGCCCCACCGCCGCCCCCGGCGACCCATACAGCTTCTTCGCCAGCCTCTCCGTCAGCAGCACCACCTTTTGCCGAAGAGTAACATCGGAAGCGTCCAGAAATCGTCCCGCCAGCAATACCAAGTTACGCACCGTCGCATAGTGTTCATCGGACCCGATCACCTTCACGTCCTCTTCCCGCCCGCCGATCACCAGCCGGTCCGAGTTCGTAATCACCCCCGTCGCCGCCACAATCCGCGGACCCAACTCCCGCCGCACCGCCTCCACATCCGCGAACTTCAGATAGTCCGCGTCCACGTTCCGCGCGGTCATCCCGCCGCTCTCGTAATAGGCGTAGATCATGTTGGAGCCGATCCCCCGAATCTGCTCCAGGATCAGCTCTCGCGACGTCAGCGAAATCGTCACCACCAGAATCACGGACGCGTTGCCGATCAACAGCCCCAGCGCCGTCAACACTGTCCGCGTGCGGTTCGCCGCCAACGCCTGCATGCCCGCCCGTAGCGTTTCCGCGATCGTCATTTCGCCCTGCCGACCAGCCGCCGCGCCTCGGTCCTCGTCGGGTCGTCCGGCGTCAGCGCCTTGCTCGCGATGTAGCGTTCGAGCAGCGCCCTCGCCTCCGCCGCGTTCCGCTTCGCCTCGATCCACGTCTCTGCCTGTGCGTACCAGACCGCCGGCTTCTCCGGCGTCAGCTTCCGCGCCTTCTCGAACCACTCATCGCTTTCCGCCATCCGCCCGCGCCGCGCCAGAAACCGCGCCACGTCGGCAATCCGCCCCGGCTCGTTCGCTTCCAATTCCGCCGCCCGCTTCCAGTGTCGCTCCGCTTCGTCGAACTTCTTATCCTTCTCCGCCATCCGTGCGAGTGCATTCTCTCCTCGCGCTCCGTTTGCCCGCCCCAACCGCCGCGCCGCGTCCGCTGCCTTGTCCCGCCCCCCGCCGAGGAACCCCGGAGCTTCCAGGTAGTACTCGAACAAATCGGCCAGCGCGTCCAGGTTCGCCGGATCCAACTCCACCGCCCGCTCGAACTCGCGTCGGCACCTCGACGCCAATCCCGGCGCCGAAAAGAAACTCGCCGTCTCCGCTCGCCGCCCGTACGTCTTTCCCAGCCAATGGTGCGCCCGCGCGTTGCCCGGTTCGAGTTCCACCGCTTTCTCCAGATGCGTCGTCGCGAGCTTGTAGTCTTCGAGCTGGAACGCAGCCTGCCCGGCGAGCAACGTCTCCGCCGGTGTCGTCGGCGGCCCGATCGCATTCAGCGCTGCCCCGTACTCGGTGTGTTGATACAACTCCCGCGCCCGGTCGAGCCCTCCCGGCTGCGCGGCCAAGGCCACCGCGGCGGCGATCAGTACGGCGCTCATTCTCTTCCTATTTTGCAGACGCGCGCCGCCGCCGCGCAGTTGCCCCGGGGGTTTTCCCGCCCGTATACGACAATAGGGGCATGACGCTCACCCCCGCTGCCGGTTGGCGCACTCTCGCCGCTGCCCTGCTCGCCCTATTCGGATCGCATGCCCGCGCCGCCGGCGATTTCCCCGACCCCGCCGTCGACCAAAAGCCCGCCACCGGCTCCCAGACCGCTGTCCTCGCCGGCGGCTGCTTCTGGTGTACCGAAGCCGTCTTCGAGATCATGGAGGGTGTCACCGATGTCGTCTCCGGCTACTCCGGCGGCGCCAAGGACACTGCCAAGTACGACATCGTCTCCACCGGCCGCACCGGCCACGCCGAAGCGATCCTCGTCACCTACGACCCCGCCAGGACCACCTACGGTGAACTCCTCAAGATCTTCTTCGCCGTCGCCCACGACCCCACCACGCTCAACCGCCAAGGCAACGACATCGGTCCCCAGTACCGCAGCGCCATCTTCTACGCCAATGAAGAACAGAAGCGCATCGCCGAAGCCTACATCGCGCAATTGAACGAAGCGCATGTCTTCGCAAAACCCATCGTCACGCAAGTGGTGCCGCTCGACAAGTTCTACACCGCTGAGGGCTACCATCAGGACTACGCTCGTGGGAATCGCTCGAATCCCTACATCGTCCACGTCTCGGATCCCAAGGTCGCCAAGCTCAAGAAGCAATTCCCGGGCTGCGTCCGCAAGAAGTAGGAGTTCAGTTCGCCGGCGCCTGCAGGCGCGAGCGCGCCGCCGGCTTGGTCTCGATCAGTATCTCCCGGATGTTCCGCCGATCGGTCTCGCTCAGCCGCGCATACGGCTTGCTCAGCTTCTCATCCCCGGTTCCGTTTAGGATCTCGCCCAGCCGGCGATAGATATAGTCGAGCGCCGGCGCCGGCAGCTTGTCGAACGCCTCGGAGTAGATCAGGAAACTGAGCGGATACCGGAACATCCGTTTCTCCAGATCGAAATCCCGCAGCGACCGCCCCTTCCAATCCCGCGGTCCCGCTTTCGGGAACTCCGCCGCGAACTTCGATGTTCCCCGCACCGGCGACTCGAGCGGCGCCTCTTCCGTAAACAGAAGATACTGCAGCAGCACTTCCGACGTCCCCTGAATCCGCCGCCGCGTCGACTCCGACCATTCCCCCGCCGGCCGCGCCAGCGCTTTGTTGATCCCCTCCTGCTGGCTCACCGCAACGCGCGTCTCGTAACTAACCCGCGTAATCAGGTTATGTCCCGTCGTTTGGTGCGACAACACCATGTGCGCCACGAGATCACTATGCGGAGACGCGTACATCGAAAGGTCGGTCAACTCGCCGAGCGACGTGAGATTGGCGTGCGCCTCCCGGTCGATCACGTCCGGCTTTTCCTTGTTCTGCACAATCGCGTTGCCCATGTGCCGCGCCCCGCCGTGCGTTCCCGTAATGAACCAGCCGCCGAACCGCTCCGGGAACGGACTGCTGTGGTCGGTATGAAACGAACCGCCGTTCAATTGCGGGAATCCCTCGCGATCCGGAAACACGCTCCGCACCAGGTGTCCCGGCACTCCGAGCGTCTTCGGCGACGCGTGACATTGGAGGCACTCATCGTGCCGGATGAACTTCGGCCTATCCACCGGCCGTTGATCGAGCGTGTAGAACACGCCGCCCTTGTCCGCATCCACCGCGGAGACCTCGACCACATCGCCGTGCTTCACCCAACCGATATAGACGTCGTCGTTGAAGTAGAGCGCGCGCGGAGCCGCCGGCGCGATCAGGTTCTGCTGGAAACTCGTCTTCGAAAACACGAGCGTCTGCGAGGAGACGCGAATCCCCAGGTTCTCGAGCACCGAAAGGAGGTAACCGTTCGGCTCGCGCCACTCGAGCTTCGCCTCGCCGTTGTCGAGCCGCGTCTGCAGCCGCCCCACCGGATCATTGCGCGTCACCGTCGGGTACCGGATCGCGTCGTCCTCGAGCGGCATCAGAAACGAGCCGGAGAGCGCGGAAGCCTGGCCGAACAGCGCGGCCGGCATCAGGGCGATCAGCGCGAGACGCATCACGCCCCCTTTCCGGCGCAGGCCGTCTCACACAGCGGACGAACTCCCGCCGCGCCGCGCGAAAGCTCCGCCAGCGTCACTTCCCGGAATGAACTCTCGATCGACGCCAGCGCGTCGTCCATTTTGCGATGCAGCGGACACAGCGTCCCGCGATGCGATGCCAGCCCGAGCGGGCATTGTTCAATCCGCCGCACGGGGTCCACGGCGTTCACGATCTCCAGAATCGTCATCGACGCGGCCGGCCGCGTCAACTCGAAGCCGCCGTACTTGCCCCGCGACCCCCGCACGATCCCCGCCCGGCCCAGCGCCTGCAGCACTTTCGAGAGGTATCCGGCCGGAACCTGTGTCGCTGCGGCGATGTCGATCGTGGTCTGTGGCTCGTCGGGCGACTCGGAAAGCCAGACAACAGCGCGAAGTGCGTACTCGGTGGTCTGCGAAAACATCCGGAGACCATTATATGGATATTCGGATAAAGATGTCCAGAAGAATTGCCCGCCGGATTCACCCGACGTATTCGACCACGTCGCCATACGCCCGGCAATTCTCATCCGCGGTCAAAAACCGAACCCCCATCGCGAGCGCCTGCGCGATCAACATCCGGTCGAACGGGTCGCGATGCGCCGCTGGAAGATCGCGCAGGCGCGCCAGGTGCTCGTGATTCAGCGCCAGGTCCTCGAAGCCCTGCTCCGCCACGACATCATCGAAATCGGCCGGGATTTCGATCTTCTTGAGATCCTTCTTGATCTGGATCTCCCACCGGGTCACGGCGCTCAGGAAAACAATGTTGTCGCGGTCCGCCACCAGCGCCCGTGCCCGCTCGGTGAGTTTCGGGTCGTCGAGCAGCCACCACAAAAGGATGTGAGTGTCGAGCAGGATCTTCACGGTGCTAGAGGCCGGTGCCGTGGGCCGGCACCGTGGGCTCGGCGGCTCCGAATGCCTCGGCGATATCTGGTGGCAGCGTGTCGAAATCCGGCGCGATGCGAATCCGATTCTTCAGCGCGCCGGGCTTGCGAGGGTGCGCCGGACCGGAGTAGGCTACAAGACGAACCACCGGCTTTCCGGCTTTCGCAATAATGATTTCCTCGCCGTTCAACGCCCGCTCGATGAGGTTGGACAACTCGGCCTTGGCATCCGAGATGTTCCGCAACAAAGTGCTCGCTACTCCATCCACTCCTCCACCTTACCACACCAGACCAGATCTGATCAACATCCGTCCGTATCAAAGTGGAAAAAAGTGAAAAAGATTCTCATCCCCCTCTTCGTTCTGCTACTGCTCCTCCTCGCTGCCCTCGCTGGATCCGGATTTCTGATCAGCGCGCTCCTCACTGGCTCCGGCAAGGACGCCTTGATCGCCGCCCTCTCCGCCCGCGCCGGCGTGCCCATCGAGGTCGACTCGGCCGAGTTCGACGTCCGCACTTGGTACCAGTTGAACCCGGCCCTTCGCCTTGAGGGCGTACGCGTCGGCAACCCCGCCGGATTCGCCGGCCAGTGGCTTCTCACCACCCGCGGCATGAGCGCGCGTGTGGCTCTCAAACCCCTTTGGAACAATCAGATACAAGTCGAGTCGCTACACTTGACGGAGCCCGTCCTCGCCTTTGAGAAGAACCGCCAGGGCATCAGTAACCTGGAGGCCTTCTCGCAAACCGTCACGAGCGGCCAGAGCCAGCAGACCCCTCCCGCCGCATCCGCCGGAGCCACGCTCTCCGTTGCCGAATTCATCGTCGACGGCGCTGCCATCCACCTCCGAGACACCACAATCGACTCCGTGGACCTCCGCCTTGAGGACTTCGCTCCTGGCCAGCCCTGCCGAGCCAAGATTCGAGCCGGAATAGGAGTCGGATCCGACCTGGTCTTCGAAGGCCGCCTCGGGCCCTTCGGTTCCGAAGCCCTCCCCCTCGAAGGCAACCTCCGCCTCAACCTCGCCCTTTCCTCAATCCCGGAGCCCACCCGCCGCCGCGAATTCGGAGAACTCCTTGCCGACCCAGGCCGCGCCGCTAGGATCGCCGTTCAGTCCGACCTCAAAGGCGACCTCTACGGTTCGCTCGCCGGACCCGCCCGCCTCACCCTGCGCGATGTCATGGCCGGCCGCGACGGCGTCGAAAAGCTCCGCCTCGACGGCGAAGTGCCCATGCAGGCCTCCATCAGCAAGGCCCTCTCCACGCCTCTCTACGATCTGCGCATCCGGAATGGCGCGCTCCGCATGGGCGAGGGCGAATGGAAGGGCAACCTCGACGTGCTCCTGGTCGGAGGCGTGGTGCGCGGCAAGTCCTCCGGCGCCATCCGCAACGTCGATCTCGATCGCTTTCTCACCGCATTTACCCGCGCCGCCGGCCGTGTCCAGGGCGTCTTCGCGCTCGAAAACTATACGCTCCGCTTCGGCGGCAAGGACGCTGCGGCGATTCGCGAATCACTCGCCGGATCCGGAACCGCCTCCGTCGAAAAAGGCCGTCTCAAGGAACTCGACATGCTCGCCGCCATCCGCGCCGCGCTCGAAGGCGCCAAGGCGCCGGGCGGCGACACCGAATTCAGCCGCCTCGACGCGAAGCTCGAAATCGGCGGTCAACGGATGCGGTTCCCCGAACTCACCATGTCCGGACCCGCCATCCAGGCCACCGGCTCCGGCAGCATCACCTTCGCCCAGGCGCTCGACTTTCGCCTCTCGACCATCGTTCGCGGTCGTGCCGCCGAACTCCTCGGCAGGAAGGCCTCCGAAAACGCACCCGCCGAGGCCGCCGTCCCCATGCGCATCGGCGGTACCGTCGCCAAGCCGGCCGTGTATCCCGACATCGGCAAACTCGCCCGCCAGACCGGCGCGGAGTACGCCGAGCGCGTCATCCGGGAGAAGGTCCTCACGGAGGGCGTGAAGGAGAAGGTGCGCGAAAAGCTCAAGGGCTTCGAGATCCCGCTGCCGTTCGGAGGCAGGAAGAAAGAGTAGGGCCGCGTTGCGCAATCGCGGCACGCGCAGTCTAATTGAGAGTATGAAACTCCGAGGGTTCGCGCTGGGAATCGCGACAGCCACGCTCCTCGCCGGGCAGACTCCTACCCGCCCGAACCTCCCCGCCGGCGCCCAGGCCGATTGGGACATCGCCTACGCCCCCCACCCGGAAACGCATCTCGACGTCTACCGCCCCCCCGGCGCCGCCGGCAAGCGCCCCGGTGTGATCGTCATCCACGGCGGCGGCTGGCGCGGCGGAACCAAGGAGGCTGTTGTCCCCACGTTCTGCGTCCCCTACCTCGAGCACGGCTTCGTCGTCTTCAACGTGGAATACCGGCTCGCCAAGGCGGCCAAGGCTCCGGCCGCTGTCGAAGACGCCCTTGATGCCGCGCAGTGGGTCTTCAAGAACGCCTCCCGCTACGGCGTCGACCGTAAGAAGATCCTTGTCACCGGCGGCAGCGCAGGCGGGCATCTCGCTCTCATGGTCGGCATGACGCCGAAGTCCGCCAAACTCGGCAAACCGGCGAACGTCGCCGCCATCGTCAACTTCTACGGCATCACCGACGTCGGCGACCAGTTGACCGGACCCCATCAGCGCGCCTACGCCGTCGAATGGCTCCCCGAGCAGGACGGCCGCTTCGACCTCGCCCGCCGCGTCTCGCCGATCACCTACGTCCGCCGCGGTCTCCCGCCCGTGATAACCGTGCACGGCGACGCCGACAAAACCGTTCCCTACGAGCATGGCGCTAATCTCACCAAGGCGCTCCGCGAGGCCGGCGTCGACGCGGAGCTGCTCACCGTCGCCGGCGGCGGCCACGGCTTTCCGCCCGAAAGGCTCAAGGAGATATACCCCGACGTGTTCGACTTCCTCGCCCGGCACGGAATCGCGGGGAGCCGTTGAGCGTCTACGACGAGAACCGCGAAGAGCTCGAGCGGTACGAGTTCCAGATGGGGCTCGAACGCGGCCGCCTCGCGCTTACGCTTGACCTGCTCACCGACGCCCTCGTGCTCGTCGGCCAGCACGGCGTCTACTGCCGGAGCGCCCGCCAGCCGGGCAAACCGGCGATGGACGTGCAAATCATCGCCCGTCAGATCGAGGGAGCCAAGGAACTCGTGGCGGACGTGATGGGCGAACTGAAACACGCCCGGAAAAGAGAACGGCAGCGGGAAGGGTGACCCTCCCGCTGCCGCAAGCAAACCAACGAAGTCCCTCTCCCTCAGGCAGCCTTGCGAATCGGAGGCCGCAGCGGCGTCCGCAGCGGCTCGCCCGTGTTTCGTCCGCTGTCGATCGGAATCACGTTCGCTCCCTCGCTCTTCGGCTTCGCCGTCCGGCTGGTGTTCGAGAAGTAGTCTTCCACCGGGTAGAGCGCGTACGGAGTCAACTCGCGGAACACTTTCCCCAGCCGCTGCTGGATCCGGTAGACCGCGTGGAAAAACGTCCCGCGATCCATGTTCAAGCGACGGCAGCAGAGCTTCCAATCCGCACCGAGTAGAAAATGATAACGAAAAATCTTGCTCTCGATCCCGTCCAAATTCCGCCGCGCGACGATACAGAAATCCGCGATGTACTCCTCTTCGCGCCGGTCCCAGGAAAGCCTGCGCCCGGCCTTCGGCGCCGATGCGTACCGCGACCGGCACAAATGCCGGGCTTCGGAGCTGCACTGCAGAAACCGTGCGTAGCAGGCGCGGAAAACACTGCGATAAACACAATTGCAG
This DNA window, taken from Bryobacteraceae bacterium, encodes the following:
- a CDS encoding type II toxin-antitoxin system prevent-host-death family antitoxin, translated to MDGVASTLLRNISDAKAELSNLIERALNGEEIIIAKAGKPVVRLVAYSGPAHPRKPGALKNRIRIAPDFDTLPPDIAEAFGAAEPTVPAHGTGL
- a CDS encoding alpha/beta hydrolase, which produces MKLRGFALGIATATLLAGQTPTRPNLPAGAQADWDIAYAPHPETHLDVYRPPGAAGKRPGVIVIHGGGWRGGTKEAVVPTFCVPYLEHGFVVFNVEYRLAKAAKAPAAVEDALDAAQWVFKNASRYGVDRKKILVTGGSAGGHLALMVGMTPKSAKLGKPANVAAIVNFYGITDVGDQLTGPHQRAYAVEWLPEQDGRFDLARRVSPITYVRRGLPPVITVHGDADKTVPYEHGANLTKALREAGVDAELLTVAGGGHGFPPERLKEIYPDVFDFLARHGIAGSR
- the msrA gene encoding peptide-methionine (S)-S-oxide reductase MsrA, with amino-acid sequence MTLTPAAGWRTLAAALLALFGSHARAAGDFPDPAVDQKPATGSQTAVLAGGCFWCTEAVFEIMEGVTDVVSGYSGGAKDTAKYDIVSTGRTGHAEAILVTYDPARTTYGELLKIFFAVAHDPTTLNRQGNDIGPQYRSAIFYANEEQKRIAEAYIAQLNEAHVFAKPIVTQVVPLDKFYTAEGYHQDYARGNRSNPYIVHVSDPKVAKLKKQFPGCVRKK
- a CDS encoding AsmA-like C-terminal region-containing protein; the protein is MKKILIPLFVLLLLLLAALAGSGFLISALLTGSGKDALIAALSARAGVPIEVDSAEFDVRTWYQLNPALRLEGVRVGNPAGFAGQWLLTTRGMSARVALKPLWNNQIQVESLHLTEPVLAFEKNRQGISNLEAFSQTVTSGQSQQTPPAASAGATLSVAEFIVDGAAIHLRDTTIDSVDLRLEDFAPGQPCRAKIRAGIGVGSDLVFEGRLGPFGSEALPLEGNLRLNLALSSIPEPTRRREFGELLADPGRAARIAVQSDLKGDLYGSLAGPARLTLRDVMAGRDGVEKLRLDGEVPMQASISKALSTPLYDLRIRNGALRMGEGEWKGNLDVLLVGGVVRGKSSGAIRNVDLDRFLTAFTRAAGRVQGVFALENYTLRFGGKDAAAIRESLAGSGTASVEKGRLKELDMLAAIRAALEGAKAPGGDTEFSRLDAKLEIGGQRMRFPELTMSGPAIQATGSGSITFAQALDFRLSTIVRGRAAELLGRKASENAPAEAAVPMRIGGTVAKPAVYPDIGKLARQTGAEYAERVIREKVLTEGVKEKVREKLKGFEIPLPFGGRKKE
- a CDS encoding tetratricopeptide repeat protein, producing MSAVLIAAAVALAAQPGGLDRARELYQHTEYGAALNAIGPPTTPAETLLAGQAAFQLEDYKLATTHLEKAVELEPGNARAHHWLGKTYGRRAETASFFSAPGLASRCRREFERAVELDPANLDALADLFEYYLEAPGFLGGGRDKAADAARRLGRANGARGENALARMAEKDKKFDEAERHWKRAAELEANEPGRIADVARFLARRGRMAESDEWFEKARKLTPEKPAVWYAQAETWIEAKRNAAEARALLERYIASKALTPDDPTRTEARRLVGRAK
- a CDS encoding type II toxin-antitoxin system VapC family toxin; protein product: MKILLDTHILLWWLLDDPKLTERARALVADRDNIVFLSAVTRWEIQIKKDLKKIEIPADFDDVVAEQGFEDLALNHEHLARLRDLPAAHRDPFDRMLIAQALAMGVRFLTADENCRAYGDVVEYVG
- a CDS encoding Rrf2 family transcriptional regulator, giving the protein MFSQTTEYALRAVVWLSESPDEPQTTIDIAAATQVPAGYLSKVLQALGRAGIVRGSRGKYGGFELTRPAASMTILEIVNAVDPVRRIEQCPLGLASHRGTLCPLHRKMDDALASIESSFREVTLAELSRGAAGVRPLCETACAGKGA